A section of the Citrobacter farmeri genome encodes:
- a CDS encoding autotransporter outer membrane beta-barrel domain-containing protein, with product MNVIQSGMNNTSCVDMKNSPPLPASIKSLSPLPVIPGLLLATSGLIAPTSLLAEAVRCESELATYCTEKKLKAANYVMATWTPTAPDSSVLINNNTQVILSAEENDEQGWREFGSLTVGKGTTGELTITGRTIKSSVGTIGDAAIGMVTLTKGAQWDLSGKNLFVGKNNGDGRLIVKEGSQISSIGELRIGEFYAEAKGMTTIEGANSAVSSSWAVVGDQAEGRVDILNGGQLSVYRHMNIGYVGKTLNANRKGNGVVNIDGENSLLEVGTSLILGGFDVSPNDARGELNISNGGKIKVAEKIRLGIGTGSTATINIGGKPGEAAQQAGDVETPLIILSDTNQNNSTATLNFNHTSDDYTLRTAIKGYGNVNHCGPGTTLLSGDNRYNGNTHISRGTLRAGSGTGFSPSSDFTVAQGATLELNGYSQTIQSLQLDGTLSFGGPLPNRDILAMSSNVLMVRGDYTSDNGLLILNTAQDQVQQKPVVNQLSVSGNTAGTTRVVLKELGSVTLGDLNGARVVQVAGDSAGEFAAQNRLVAGAYDYALLRGVESENDDGIVDSNHWYLVNTWAPVDDTDPVDDPDHIIEPKEDEQAPLPAPTPGIERSSAVVMRPEMGAYLANKRAANTLFATRLHDRLGETQYIDPITGEARVTSMWLRNVGGHTRFHDRTGQLSSQNHRYVVQIGGDLAQWSSGLEDRWHLGVMTGYANSQSNTRSALSHYRADGTISGYSAGLYATWYADNAAKEGTWIDAWVLYNWFDNTVRGESLAEEHYRSKGMTASLEMGHTVKLVEQPQMSYWLQPQAQLIWMGVSADDHLEDNGTWVRDKGKGNLHSRLGVKAFMQGYSIRDEGKNRLFQPFVEMNWLHNTRNDTVLMNEISGSVDGAKNIAELRTGVEAKINWRMHLWGNIGQQIGSDGFSDTQAVLGLKVLF from the coding sequence ATGAACGTCATTCAATCAGGAATGAACAACACTTCATGCGTCGATATGAAAAATTCGCCGCCGTTACCGGCATCAATAAAGTCTCTGTCACCATTGCCGGTTATTCCCGGGCTGTTACTTGCTACCAGCGGACTTATTGCACCGACAAGCCTGCTGGCGGAAGCGGTACGTTGCGAAAGTGAATTGGCAACATATTGTACTGAGAAAAAACTTAAAGCGGCAAATTACGTGATGGCTACCTGGACGCCCACTGCTCCTGACAGTAGTGTCCTTATCAACAATAATACCCAAGTGATTTTATCTGCTGAAGAGAATGACGAGCAGGGCTGGCGTGAGTTTGGCTCCCTGACTGTCGGAAAGGGGACAACAGGCGAACTGACAATAACAGGGCGCACTATTAAATCATCAGTGGGTACAATTGGTGATGCTGCCATCGGTATGGTGACGTTAACCAAGGGGGCGCAATGGGATCTTAGCGGCAAGAATTTGTTTGTGGGAAAAAATAACGGCGATGGAAGATTAATCGTTAAAGAGGGAAGTCAGATCTCCAGCATTGGCGAACTGCGCATTGGCGAGTTTTATGCCGAGGCAAAGGGAATGACCACGATTGAAGGTGCGAATTCTGCGGTCAGCTCCAGTTGGGCCGTTGTGGGCGATCAAGCTGAAGGGCGAGTGGATATTTTAAATGGTGGTCAACTTTCAGTTTATAGGCACATGAATATTGGCTATGTCGGAAAGACGTTAAACGCAAATCGCAAAGGGAATGGCGTCGTGAATATCGATGGCGAAAATTCTCTTTTAGAAGTCGGTACCTCACTCATTTTGGGTGGATTTGACGTCAGCCCAAATGATGCAAGAGGCGAACTCAATATCAGTAACGGCGGCAAAATTAAGGTCGCAGAGAAAATCAGACTCGGCATTGGAACCGGAAGTACCGCCACGATCAATATAGGCGGCAAGCCCGGTGAAGCCGCGCAACAAGCGGGAGATGTCGAGACGCCACTCATCATTCTGAGCGACACAAATCAGAATAACAGTACCGCAACGCTGAACTTCAACCACACCAGTGATGATTATACTTTGCGTACAGCAATAAAAGGCTATGGGAATGTAAACCATTGCGGTCCGGGCACTACGCTACTGAGTGGCGATAATCGTTATAACGGAAATACTCACATCAGTCGCGGAACGCTCAGAGCTGGGAGTGGCACAGGCTTTAGCCCGAGCTCTGATTTCACTGTTGCACAGGGCGCTACGCTCGAACTGAACGGTTACAGTCAGACCATTCAGTCACTTCAGCTTGATGGTACACTGAGCTTTGGCGGGCCTTTGCCCAATCGAGATATTCTGGCGATGTCCAGCAATGTCCTGATGGTGAGGGGCGATTATACCAGTGACAATGGCTTACTTATCCTGAACACCGCGCAAGATCAAGTGCAGCAAAAACCGGTGGTTAACCAGCTTAGTGTTTCAGGAAACACCGCGGGAACAACCCGGGTCGTGTTGAAGGAATTAGGCAGTGTCACGCTCGGCGATCTGAACGGTGCGCGAGTGGTCCAGGTGGCCGGGGATTCTGCTGGTGAATTTGCTGCCCAAAACCGTCTGGTTGCCGGGGCGTATGATTATGCGCTTCTACGTGGAGTGGAAAGTGAAAATGATGACGGGATCGTGGATTCCAACCACTGGTATCTGGTCAATACCTGGGCACCCGTTGACGATACCGATCCTGTGGATGACCCTGACCACATTATCGAACCGAAAGAGGATGAACAGGCTCCATTACCTGCGCCGACCCCAGGCATCGAGCGGTCATCTGCCGTGGTGATGCGTCCGGAAATGGGGGCATACCTGGCAAACAAAAGGGCAGCAAACACCCTGTTTGCTACCCGTCTACACGATCGGTTGGGTGAAACACAGTATATCGATCCAATCACCGGGGAAGCGCGCGTCACCAGCATGTGGTTACGTAATGTCGGTGGGCATACCCGTTTTCATGATCGTACCGGACAGCTAAGCAGCCAGAATCATCGCTATGTGGTGCAGATTGGAGGTGATCTGGCTCAGTGGAGTTCCGGCCTGGAGGATCGCTGGCATCTTGGTGTCATGACCGGCTATGCCAACAGCCAGAGCAACACCCGGTCGGCATTATCCCACTACCGTGCTGATGGCACGATTTCGGGTTACAGCGCTGGTTTGTATGCAACATGGTATGCTGATAACGCCGCGAAAGAGGGTACCTGGATCGACGCATGGGTGCTCTACAACTGGTTTGATAACACGGTGCGCGGGGAGTCTCTGGCGGAAGAACATTATCGCTCAAAAGGAATGACTGCGTCGCTTGAGATGGGGCATACCGTTAAACTGGTTGAACAACCGCAAATGAGTTACTGGCTGCAACCGCAAGCACAGTTAATCTGGATGGGCGTCTCTGCCGACGATCACCTTGAAGATAACGGCACATGGGTGCGGGATAAAGGGAAGGGTAATTTACACAGTCGTCTTGGGGTAAAAGCCTTCATGCAGGGCTACTCTATACGCGATGAAGGCAAAAATCGACTCTTTCAGCCTTTTGTTGAGATGAACTGGCTGCATAATACGCGCAATGATACGGTCTTAATGAATGAGATCAGCGGATCGGTCGATGGCGCGAAAAATATTGCAGAGCTCAGAACGGGCGTCGAGGCGAAAATAAATTGGCGTATGCATCTGTGGGGAAATATCGGTCAGCAGATCGGAAGTGATGGATTTAGCGATACCCAGGCAGTGCTTGGTTTAAAAGTGCTCTTTTAG
- a CDS encoding CaiF/GrlA family transcriptional regulator yields the protein MFVKPSSSSAKKRMEHRFHMPEEIQHLGEMPLFRAVAWWGFQRKKEFSRNDVSQAFHIDLRRASGILHYLCHRHDKRDIEFSVRKVAVRGGHCQLLVKILSPGMTGTSTPAKAQPVTRQIKKSTVTDDRQLSQWLLTRPKGNNEAKRAAWKAACPLRK from the coding sequence ATGTTTGTTAAACCATCGTCCTCCAGCGCAAAAAAACGCATGGAGCATCGTTTTCACATGCCCGAAGAAATCCAGCACTTAGGGGAAATGCCACTGTTCAGGGCCGTGGCCTGGTGGGGATTTCAGCGCAAAAAAGAATTTTCACGTAATGACGTAAGCCAGGCATTTCATATTGACCTGCGCCGGGCCAGCGGGATTCTGCATTATCTCTGTCACCGGCATGATAAACGCGACATTGAATTCAGCGTTCGCAAGGTGGCGGTGCGGGGCGGCCATTGTCAGCTATTAGTCAAAATACTTTCACCGGGGATGACGGGAACGTCAACGCCTGCTAAAGCACAACCTGTCACTCGTCAGATAAAGAAAAGTACTGTAACGGACGATCGTCAACTCTCACAGTGGCTATTAACACGACCAAAAGGGAACAATGAAGCGAAACGGGCCGCCTGGAAAGCGGCCTGTCCACTGAGAAAGTGA
- a CDS encoding bestrophin family protein codes for MIVRPQQHWLRLIFVWHGSVLAKISSRLLLNFLLSIAVIVLLPWYTMLGIKFTLAPFSILGVAIAIFLGFRNNACYSRYVEARQLWGQLMIASRSLLREVKTVLPDDRELGQFVRLQIAFAHCLRMTLRRKPQAEPLAKYLSPEDLQRVFASHSPANRILLIMGEWLATRRRDGQLSDILFHSLNNRLNDMSAVLAGCERIANTPVPFAYTLILHRTVYLFCIMLPFALVVDLHYMTPFISVLISYTFISLDALAEELEDPFGTENNDLPLDAICNAIEIDLLQMNDESAIPPKLMPDKHYQLT; via the coding sequence ATGATCGTTCGTCCCCAGCAGCACTGGCTACGCCTGATATTTGTCTGGCACGGCTCCGTGTTAGCAAAAATCTCTTCCCGTTTACTGCTCAATTTTCTGCTGTCTATTGCCGTGATCGTCCTGCTGCCGTGGTATACGATGCTGGGTATCAAATTTACCCTCGCGCCGTTCAGCATTCTCGGTGTGGCGATCGCAATCTTTTTGGGGTTTCGCAATAACGCCTGTTACTCCCGTTATGTTGAGGCGCGTCAACTCTGGGGGCAACTGATGATCGCTTCCCGCTCGTTACTGCGGGAAGTCAAAACGGTTTTACCGGATGACCGCGAGTTAGGGCAGTTTGTTCGGCTACAAATCGCCTTCGCTCACTGTCTGCGTATGACGCTGCGGCGCAAACCGCAGGCGGAGCCGTTAGCGAAGTATCTTAGTCCGGAAGATCTGCAGCGCGTGTTTGCTTCTCACTCTCCGGCAAACCGTATTTTGCTGATAATGGGAGAATGGCTGGCGACGCGTCGACGCGATGGGCAACTCTCGGATATCTTGTTTCATAGCCTGAACAATCGATTAAACGACATGTCCGCCGTTCTTGCCGGATGCGAAAGAATTGCCAATACGCCGGTGCCGTTTGCTTACACGCTGATCCTTCATCGCACGGTTTATCTGTTTTGCATCATGCTTCCTTTTGCTCTGGTGGTCGATCTGCACTATATGACCCCCTTTATTTCGGTACTCATCTCCTACACCTTTATCTCTCTGGATGCCCTGGCAGAAGAGCTGGAGGATCCGTTTGGCACGGAAAATAATGATTTACCTCTTGATGCCATCTGCAACGCAATCGAAATTGACCTCCTGCAAATGAATGATGAATCAGCCATTCCGCCGAAACTGATGCCGGATAAGCACTACCAGTTGACGTAA
- a CDS encoding GNAT family N-acetyltransferase, which translates to MPPSKPCYVLDAEAIEARIDELCDVLSDCVIRGASVSFVLPFEPSKAREFWHGVAQSAGRGERVVLAIDNASGVIVGTVQLIVQQPENQPHRADVAKLLVHSSARRQGLARQLMMALEASARQQQKTQLVLDTATGSDAELFYHSCGWIKAGEIPDYALMPDGKLTGTTLFYKSL; encoded by the coding sequence ATGCCCCCATCAAAACCCTGTTATGTACTGGATGCAGAAGCCATCGAGGCAAGGATCGATGAGCTTTGTGACGTCCTGAGCGACTGCGTGATACGCGGCGCATCGGTTAGTTTTGTTTTACCCTTTGAACCGTCAAAAGCGCGTGAGTTCTGGCATGGCGTCGCGCAAAGTGCAGGCAGAGGAGAGCGTGTCGTCCTTGCGATCGACAACGCTTCTGGCGTAATTGTCGGTACGGTTCAACTCATTGTCCAGCAACCGGAAAATCAACCTCATCGTGCGGACGTCGCGAAACTACTCGTTCATTCCAGCGCCCGACGTCAGGGATTAGCCCGTCAGCTCATGATGGCGCTGGAAGCGAGCGCAAGGCAGCAGCAAAAAACGCAGCTGGTGCTGGATACCGCAACGGGAAGCGATGCTGAGTTGTTCTACCACTCTTGTGGTTGGATCAAAGCCGGTGAGATCCCGGACTATGCGCTGATGCCCGATGGAAAGCTGACAGGGACCACGCTTTTCTATAAATCTCTATAA
- a CDS encoding GGDEF domain-containing protein — protein sequence MHALHIPTFRLFQEGHPLRNASAIFALTTLFYFIGAELRLVHELSLFWPLNGVIAGVFARYVWLNKLHYYAVSYVAMLGYDAITTEWGWVSVVINLSNMVFIVIVAQLVIRDKRLGKNKYEPISALRLFNYCLIAALLCAILGAVGSVGIDRLSFWPLVADWFSEQFSTGVLIVPCMLTLGIPGAVKRFRPEQLMPVAALIISVLASVIIGGAGSLAFPLPALIWCAVRYTPQVTCLLTFITGAVEIVLVANSIINIAVASPLSAPQMFSARLGIATMAICPIMVSVSVAAINSLMKQVSLRADFDFLTQVYSRSGLYEALKRQEYPRSQHITVMLLDIDFFKSINDNFGHECGDLVLSVFAQRIQRIVGDRGLVARMGGEEFVVVVPSTHPEEGMLLAENIRKAVAQQPFIWNQQNIYSTVSIGLGNGSIGAHSLTDVFNKLMVEADECLYRSKKEGRNRTSARHTGSAVFTESDLA from the coding sequence ATGCACGCACTTCACATTCCGACTTTCAGGTTGTTTCAGGAAGGTCATCCACTGCGTAATGCCAGCGCTATTTTCGCTTTAACGACACTGTTCTACTTTATTGGTGCGGAACTGCGTCTGGTGCATGAGCTTTCTCTGTTCTGGCCGTTAAACGGCGTGATCGCCGGGGTTTTTGCCCGCTATGTCTGGCTTAATAAACTGCATTATTATGCTGTCAGCTACGTTGCAATGCTGGGTTATGATGCGATCACCACCGAGTGGGGATGGGTGTCGGTTGTCATTAATCTCTCCAACATGGTTTTTATCGTGATTGTCGCCCAACTGGTGATCCGCGATAAGCGACTGGGGAAAAATAAATATGAGCCCATCAGTGCGTTACGCTTATTTAATTACTGTCTGATTGCGGCACTGCTCTGCGCAATATTGGGCGCTGTGGGGTCAGTGGGTATCGATCGACTTTCATTCTGGCCGCTGGTTGCAGACTGGTTTAGCGAGCAATTTTCGACAGGGGTGCTGATCGTGCCCTGCATGTTGACGCTGGGTATTCCGGGCGCGGTAAAACGCTTCAGGCCTGAACAGCTGATGCCGGTGGCGGCGTTAATTATCTCAGTACTGGCATCAGTTATCATTGGTGGTGCAGGAAGCCTGGCCTTCCCGCTGCCGGCGCTGATCTGGTGTGCGGTGCGTTATACCCCTCAGGTCACCTGTTTGCTGACCTTTATTACCGGTGCCGTTGAAATCGTGCTGGTGGCAAATTCGATTATCAATATTGCGGTGGCGTCGCCGTTGTCTGCGCCGCAGATGTTTTCCGCACGACTGGGCATCGCCACGATGGCGATTTGCCCCATTATGGTTTCGGTCAGCGTAGCGGCAATTAATTCCTTGATGAAGCAGGTTTCCCTGCGCGCTGATTTCGATTTTCTCACCCAGGTCTATTCCCGTTCCGGACTTTATGAAGCGCTGAAGCGTCAGGAATATCCGCGCTCGCAGCATATTACCGTCATGCTTCTGGATATCGACTTTTTCAAGAGCATTAATGATAACTTCGGCCATGAATGCGGCGATCTGGTACTCAGCGTGTTTGCGCAGCGCATTCAACGGATTGTCGGCGATCGGGGACTGGTGGCGCGCATGGGAGGGGAGGAGTTTGTCGTCGTGGTCCCCTCGACGCATCCCGAAGAGGGAATGCTACTGGCGGAAAATATCCGTAAAGCGGTCGCACAGCAGCCCTTCATCTGGAACCAGCAGAACATCTATTCGACGGTCAGCATTGGCCTTGGAAATGGCAGTATTGGCGCCCATTCGCTGACGGACGTATTCAACAAATTGATGGTTGAAGCGGATGAGTGCCTCTACCGGTCGAAGAAAGAAGGTCGTAATCGTACCAGCGCCCGCCATACTGGCAGTGCAGTCTTCACCGAAAGCGATCTGGCATAA
- a CDS encoding methyl-accepting chemotaxis protein → MNLTQTLRRLARRFLPQQFGLLTGIFCIIALFSVLQLTSSLMLSFSVSQARENEQRNQLALRQQTKVEEARIALLTASDLLNRAGVYFMQDAATGSEGSWQPLIDEARQALTQSTTAWQAWRQMSSQADEGLVDSYQRFSGGIQEQVTGLSQTQSIDAFFAVPIQAFQADFNDNYARMQKVTGQARESGRQQLLERLLDLQHLFLVLPVVSLVIAVAVWWGMSRWVISPLRRLIAYIDILAAGDLSQPLPAVPGANREVSQLHTRIGSMQQGLRELVQQVSVATAAMARNIEKLAQNNTRLYQQSEKQNEELNNVTSHISVLETHVEDNSGFAQLANQRAEAARAIAAGGDRMMDTVSRSMQAIVTRSAEMRGIIALIDNVAFQTNILALNAAIEAAHAGEQGRGFAVVAKEVGLLARKSSQSTQDIQTLIHHSLEGIEEGSSAVTHLEDNLQQVIGLVENLGASLNDISAATLHQGTRIHQMTRQLQALNLVARDTRQLVDTASASSQQLHNESHQLIRAVARFRLPA, encoded by the coding sequence ATGAACTTAACTCAAACTTTACGTCGCCTGGCGCGACGTTTTCTACCCCAGCAGTTTGGCCTGTTGACCGGGATTTTTTGCATCATTGCGCTGTTTTCCGTACTGCAACTGACCTCGTCACTGATGCTGTCCTTTTCAGTCAGCCAGGCCCGGGAAAATGAACAGCGTAACCAGCTGGCGCTGCGTCAGCAGACAAAAGTCGAAGAGGCGCGGATAGCGCTACTGACGGCCAGCGATCTGCTCAACCGGGCGGGGGTTTATTTTATGCAGGACGCCGCCACGGGCTCTGAAGGAAGCTGGCAACCGCTGATTGACGAAGCCCGACAGGCTCTTACCCAGTCGACAACCGCGTGGCAGGCGTGGCGTCAGATGAGCTCGCAGGCGGATGAAGGGCTGGTCGACAGCTATCAGCGCTTTAGCGGCGGCATCCAGGAACAAGTGACAGGATTAAGCCAGACGCAGTCGATTGACGCGTTCTTCGCCGTGCCCATTCAGGCATTTCAGGCTGACTTCAATGACAACTATGCCAGAATGCAAAAGGTTACCGGACAGGCGCGGGAAAGCGGACGGCAGCAGTTGCTGGAACGCCTGTTGGATCTCCAGCATCTGTTTTTGGTACTCCCGGTAGTGTCGCTGGTTATTGCGGTCGCGGTCTGGTGGGGGATGTCGCGCTGGGTTATTTCTCCGCTGCGTCGGCTGATTGCGTACATCGACATTCTGGCGGCAGGCGATCTTTCACAACCGCTTCCCGCCGTGCCCGGGGCTAACCGGGAAGTGTCGCAACTCCATACGCGTATAGGCTCGATGCAGCAGGGACTGCGAGAATTAGTCCAACAGGTCAGCGTGGCGACGGCGGCGATGGCCAGGAATATCGAAAAGCTGGCGCAGAACAATACGCGCCTGTATCAGCAGTCCGAGAAACAGAACGAGGAGCTGAATAACGTCACCTCCCATATTTCTGTGCTGGAAACGCACGTTGAGGACAACAGCGGGTTTGCCCAACTGGCGAATCAGCGAGCAGAAGCTGCCCGGGCTATTGCGGCTGGCGGCGACAGAATGATGGATACCGTGAGCCGTTCGATGCAGGCGATCGTGACGCGCTCGGCAGAAATGCGCGGGATCATTGCGCTGATTGATAACGTCGCCTTCCAGACCAACATCCTGGCGCTGAACGCGGCAATTGAAGCCGCCCATGCCGGTGAGCAGGGACGCGGTTTTGCGGTGGTAGCAAAAGAAGTGGGGCTGCTGGCGCGTAAGAGCAGCCAGTCCACGCAGGACATTCAGACGCTGATCCATCATTCACTGGAGGGAATAGAAGAGGGGTCGAGTGCGGTGACACACCTGGAAGATAATCTGCAACAGGTGATCGGACTGGTGGAGAATCTGGGTGCCTCGCTGAATGATATCTCAGCTGCGACGCTGCATCAGGGAACCCGGATCCATCAGATGACGCGCCAGTTGCAGGCGCTGAATCTGGTTGCCCGCGACACCCGCCAACTGGTGGATACGGCATCCGCCTCCTCGCAGCAGTTACATAATGAATCGCACCAGTTGATCCGCGCCGTAGCGAGATTCCGACTTCCGGCCTGA
- a CDS encoding tagaturonate reductase — protein MKTLNRRDFPGAHYPERIIQFGEGNFLRAFVDWQVDLLNEHTDLNSGVVIVRPIESTFPPSLSTQDGLYTTIIRGLNEQGEAVSDARLIRSVNREISVYGDYDAFLKLAHNPEMRFVFSNTTEAGISYHAGDKFDDAPAVSYPAKLTRLLFERYSHFNGAQDKGWIIIPCELIDYNGDALRELVLRYAQEWALPAAFITWLDRANVFCSTLVDRIVTGYPRDEAAQLEADLGYHDAFLDTAEHFYLFVIQGPKSLATELRLDKYPLNVLIVDDIKPYKERKVAILNGAHTALVPVAFQAGLDTVGEAMNDTEICAFVDKAIYEEIIPVLDLPRDELESFASAVTGRFRNPFIKHQLLSIALNGMTKFRTRILPQLLAGQKANGKLPARLTFALAALIAFYRGERNGESYPVQDDAHWMTRFQQLWSQHSDRQITTQQLVSDVLAVEAHWEQDLTKVAGLVEQVTADLDAILTKGMREAVKPLC, from the coding sequence GTGAAAACACTTAACCGTCGCGATTTTCCCGGTGCTCACTATCCTGAACGCATTATTCAGTTTGGTGAAGGTAACTTCCTTCGCGCCTTTGTTGACTGGCAAGTAGATCTCCTGAATGAACATACCGATCTGAATTCTGGTGTGGTCATCGTTCGACCTATTGAAAGTACATTCCCACCTTCACTCAGTACGCAGGATGGCCTCTACACGACAATCATTCGTGGTCTGAATGAACAGGGCGAAGCCGTCAGCGATGCGCGTTTGATTCGTTCGGTGAATCGTGAAATTAGCGTTTACGGCGATTACGATGCGTTCCTGAAACTGGCGCACAATCCTGAGATGCGTTTTGTGTTCTCTAACACGACTGAAGCGGGCATCAGTTATCATGCCGGCGATAAATTTGATGATGCCCCGGCGGTCAGTTATCCGGCGAAACTGACGCGTCTGCTGTTTGAACGCTACAGTCATTTCAACGGTGCGCAGGATAAAGGCTGGATCATCATCCCTTGCGAACTGATTGATTATAATGGTGATGCGCTGCGTGAACTGGTGCTGCGCTATGCTCAAGAGTGGGCACTGCCTGCGGCATTTATCACCTGGCTGGATCGGGCAAACGTCTTCTGCTCCACGCTGGTGGACCGTATCGTCACGGGTTACCCGCGCGACGAAGCGGCGCAACTGGAAGCCGACCTGGGCTATCACGATGCTTTCCTTGATACCGCCGAACACTTCTACCTGTTTGTCATTCAGGGGCCGAAATCACTGGCCACAGAACTGCGTCTTGATAAATATCCGCTTAACGTTTTGATTGTGGACGATATTAAGCCCTATAAAGAGCGCAAAGTCGCCATCCTTAACGGCGCGCACACCGCGCTGGTGCCGGTGGCATTCCAGGCCGGACTCGATACGGTTGGCGAGGCGATGAATGACACAGAGATTTGTGCCTTTGTCGATAAAGCGATTTATGAAGAGATCATCCCGGTTCTCGATCTGCCGCGTGATGAACTGGAATCATTTGCCAGTGCAGTAACCGGACGCTTTCGCAACCCGTTCATCAAGCACCAGCTACTGTCGATTGCGCTGAACGGGATGACCAAATTCCGTACCCGTATTCTTCCGCAGTTACTGGCAGGGCAGAAGGCGAACGGCAAACTGCCGGCTCGTCTGACCTTCGCGTTAGCTGCACTGATCGCTTTCTATCGCGGTGAACGTAACGGGGAATCTTATCCGGTTCAGGACGATGCGCACTGGATGACCCGTTTTCAACAGCTCTGGAGCCAGCATAGCGATCGTCAGATCACGACTCAGCAACTGGTGAGTGACGTTCTGGCGGTAGAAGCGCACTGGGAACAGGACCTGACGAAAGTGGCGGGGCTGGTTGAGCAGGTGACGGCCGATCTCGATGCCATTTTGACCAAGGGTATGCGTGAAGCGGTGAAACCGTTGTGCTAA
- a CDS encoding DUF4186 domain-containing protein, which produces MTTFDPLFARLSRSPFRSRFRLGTKERQYCWDKGAEVIDRHAADFVAKRLAPAIPVNDGKQTPMRGHPVFIAQHATATCCRGCLAKWHNIAQGQPLSEEQQQYVVAVIHHWLVIQMNKP; this is translated from the coding sequence ATGACTACGTTTGATCCACTTTTTGCTCGCCTGTCGCGCTCACCGTTTCGTTCCCGTTTTCGTCTGGGAACAAAAGAGAGACAGTATTGTTGGGATAAAGGTGCGGAGGTTATCGACCGGCATGCAGCCGATTTTGTGGCGAAGCGGCTTGCCCCGGCGATACCTGTCAATGATGGCAAGCAAACACCGATGCGCGGCCACCCGGTGTTTATCGCCCAGCATGCCACGGCGACCTGCTGTCGTGGTTGCCTTGCTAAGTGGCATAATATTGCGCAGGGACAGCCGCTGAGCGAGGAGCAACAGCAGTATGTGGTTGCCGTTATCCATCACTGGTTAGTCATCCAAATGAATAAACCGTAA
- the glsB gene encoding glutaminase B, with protein sequence MAITLDNSILETILTEVRPLIGQGKVADYIPALASVEGSRLGIAICTVEGQLWHAGDATERFSIQSISKVLSLVVAMRHYSEDEIWQRVGKDPSGSPFNSLVQLEMEHGIPRNPFINAGALVVCDMLQGRLSAPRQRMLEVVRALSGVTDIAYDAVVARSEFEHSARNAAIAWLMKSFGNFHHDVTTVLQNYFHYCALKMSCVELAKTFVFLANQGNAFHLNEPVVTPMQARQINALMATSGMYQNAGEFAWRVGLPAKSGVGGGIVAIVPHEMAIAVWSPELDPTGNSLAGIAVLEQLTQRLGRSVY encoded by the coding sequence GTGGCAATCACCCTGGACAATTCAATTTTAGAGACCATTCTGACAGAGGTTCGCCCGCTGATTGGTCAGGGCAAGGTGGCGGATTATATTCCTGCGCTTGCTTCGGTTGAGGGTTCCCGACTGGGTATTGCGATTTGCACCGTGGAGGGGCAGCTCTGGCATGCCGGGGATGCGACAGAACGCTTTTCCATTCAGTCGATTTCGAAGGTGCTCAGTCTGGTGGTGGCGATGCGTCACTATTCAGAAGATGAGATCTGGCAACGGGTGGGAAAAGATCCGTCCGGCTCGCCGTTTAATTCGCTGGTGCAGCTAGAAATGGAGCATGGCATCCCGCGCAATCCGTTTATTAATGCCGGCGCGCTGGTCGTTTGCGATATGTTGCAGGGACGACTCAGCGCACCGCGTCAGCGCATGCTGGAAGTTGTGCGCGCGCTGAGCGGCGTAACCGATATTGCTTATGATGCGGTGGTGGCCCGTTCGGAGTTCGAACATTCCGCCCGCAATGCCGCCATCGCCTGGCTGATGAAATCCTTCGGCAATTTTCACCATGACGTCACGACGGTCCTGCAAAACTATTTTCATTACTGTGCGCTGAAAATGAGCTGTGTGGAGCTGGCGAAGACATTTGTCTTTCTGGCTAACCAGGGAAACGCGTTTCATCTCAATGAGCCCGTAGTGACACCGATGCAGGCGCGGCAGATCAATGCGCTGATGGCGACCAGCGGGATGTATCAGAACGCGGGGGAATTTGCGTGGCGTGTCGGTTTACCCGCGAAATCGGGCGTTGGCGGGGGAATTGTGGCGATAGTGCCGCATGAGATGGCGATAGCCGTCTGGAGCCCGGAACTGGATCCGACCGGTAATTCGCTGGCGGGTATTGCGGTTCTGGAACAACTTACCCAACGGTTAGGACGCTCAGTTTACTAA